In Passer domesticus isolate bPasDom1 chromosome 9, bPasDom1.hap1, whole genome shotgun sequence, a genomic segment contains:
- the LOC135308233 gene encoding histone-lysine N-methyltransferase SETMAR codes for MAELSGGSEAVPVALWPPGEAPPAFQYSPESVAGADAELDPTAVTFPGCACRSSSCRAAACPCLSRGHNYSSQGLRLAELQEQPFSSPVFECNSLCCCGEGCHNRLVQRGLRLRLQVFRTRSKGWGVRALQPIPRGSFVCEYAGEVLGSAEARRRIQAQSPQEPNYIIAVREHLHDGRVMETFVDPTRVGNVGRFLNHSCEPNLFMVPVRVDSMVPKLALFAAVDISAGEELSYDYSGRCYNFPGASREDKPLEEGNSLRKPCYCGSRTCASFLPWDSSLFSTPASSP; via the exons ATGGCGGAGCTGAGCGGCGGCAGCGAGGCCGTGCCCGTGGCGCTGTGGCCGCCCGGGGAGGCCCCGCCGGCCTTCCAG TACAGCCCCGAGAGCGTGGCCGGAGCGGACGCAGAGCTCGACCCCACTGCAGTCACCTTCCCGGGCTGCGCCTGCCGCAGCAGCTCCTGCCGCGCTGCCGCCTGCCCCTGCCTGAGCCGCGGCCACAACTACAGCAGCCAGGGCCTGCGGCTGGccgagctgcaggagcagcccttcTCCAGCCCCGTGTTCGAGTGcaacagcctgtgctgctgcggGGAGGGCTGCCACAACCGGCTGGTGCAGCGGGGGCTGCGGCTGCGGCTGCAGGTGTTCCGCACGCGCAGCAAGGGCTGGGGCGTGCGCGCGCTGCAGCCCATCCCCAGGGGCAGCTTCGTCTGCGAGTACGCTGGGGAGGTGCTGGGCTCTGCCGAGGCTCGCAGGAGAATCCaggcccagagcccccaggagccaaACTACATCATAGCCGTGAGGGAGCACCTGCACGACGGCAGGGTGATGGAGACCTTCGTGGACCCCACGCGCGTGGGGAACGTGGGCAGGTTCCTGAACCACTCGTGCGAGCCCAACCTCTTCATGGTGCCGGTCAGGGTGGACTCCATGGTGCCCAAACTGGCGCTTTTTGCAGCTGTTGATATTTCTGCTGGAGAGGAACTTTCATATGATTACTCTGGAAGATGCTATAATTTcccaggagccagcagagaAGACAAACCTCTGGAGGAAGGGAACAGCCTGAGGAAACCTTGCTACTGTGGTTCCCGCACGTGTGCTTCCTTCTTGCCTTGGGACAGCTCCCTCTTCTCC